The following are from one region of the Halomonas qaidamensis genome:
- a CDS encoding flavin monoamine oxidase family protein, whose protein sequence is MHTTRIAIVGGGLAGLYAAYLLEQQGISDFVLLEGRDELGGRIASVTPEGKSAPGQQPEAFDMGPSWFWPGFQHALGALVESLGIVSFAQFETGDMLVERTLNGTPVRMQGFVNTPPSMRLKGGMSVLIEALRQRVDSQRIVTGQTVERLSFNGEAVELLSEDKGGLIQRYYADHVLLAVPPRLAEQRITFSPALPVSLAHQWRHTATWMAPHAKYVALFPTPFWRERGLSGEARSLIGPLGEIHDASDPSGHGALFGFFSVPASARKKSRENVLRQRCRDQLIRVFGPQAGTPVIDIIKDWAVEPLTATASDCHLGEHSTPPPASALEGPWQHRLIGIGSEWGQQYPGYLAGAIEAAERGVSGLLASSQLFSADR, encoded by the coding sequence ATGCACACAACACGTATCGCTATTGTCGGCGGTGGGTTAGCAGGTCTTTACGCCGCTTACCTGTTAGAGCAGCAGGGAATTAGTGACTTTGTATTGTTAGAAGGGCGTGACGAGCTAGGTGGTCGTATTGCATCAGTAACGCCAGAAGGCAAGTCGGCGCCAGGACAACAACCTGAGGCATTTGATATGGGGCCTTCGTGGTTTTGGCCAGGCTTTCAGCATGCTCTTGGTGCATTGGTGGAGTCTCTGGGTATCGTTTCTTTTGCCCAGTTTGAAACGGGGGATATGTTGGTTGAACGTACGCTTAATGGAACCCCAGTTCGCATGCAGGGGTTTGTGAATACGCCGCCTTCAATGCGTTTAAAAGGTGGCATGAGCGTGTTAATTGAAGCTTTGCGCCAGCGTGTCGATTCTCAGAGGATAGTGACAGGTCAAACGGTTGAGCGTTTGTCGTTCAATGGTGAGGCAGTTGAACTATTAAGTGAAGATAAAGGTGGGCTTATACAACGCTATTACGCAGATCATGTTCTTCTGGCGGTACCGCCAAGACTTGCTGAGCAACGTATTACGTTCTCGCCAGCGTTACCAGTAAGTCTTGCCCATCAATGGCGGCACACAGCAACATGGATGGCCCCACACGCTAAATATGTCGCTCTTTTCCCAACACCTTTCTGGCGTGAACGTGGTCTTTCTGGCGAGGCACGTAGTTTGATTGGCCCATTAGGTGAAATACACGATGCGTCTGATCCCAGTGGTCATGGGGCGCTCTTTGGCTTTTTTAGCGTGCCTGCAAGCGCGAGAAAAAAGAGTAGAGAAAACGTCTTGCGGCAACGCTGCCGTGATCAATTGATCAGGGTATTTGGCCCGCAGGCAGGTACGCCTGTTATCGATATTATTAAGGATTGGGCTGTAGAGCCGTTAACGGCGACAGCCTCAGATTGCCACCTCGGTGAGCATAGTACGCCGCCGCCCGCGAGCGCTTTAGAAGGGCCTTGGCAGCATCGTTTAATAGGCATTGGTAGTGAATGGGGGCAGCAGTACCCTGGCTATTTAGCAGGCGCTATTGAAGCAGCAGAGCGTGGCGTAAGCGGTCTGCTAGCGTCAAGTCAGCTCTTCAGTGCCGATCGTTAG
- a CDS encoding acetamidase/formamidase family protein — MQHTIDKSSTVQQHVVVQEFTNSVLDPNAPMLGPVKNGGTITANTAPGCWGPMITPRLRGGHEVTTPVFIEGAEVGDGVAIRIRDIAVTSIATASGHDSSPEGFCLGDPYVAARCPVCDTLWPETHIDGIGQDAVKCDACNNPVKPFEIVHGYTVTFDDDRTIGLTVPSNVATTIAQRADHYSALPPGSRQHSILNYAPSDMPGTLIRTRPFMGQLGTCPSMPMPDSHNAGDFGAFLIGAPHEYAITPEQLATHKTDGHMDIDAVRAGAILIAPVKVPGAGVYMGDMHAGQGDGEIAGHTMDVAGSVTLQVEVVKNYPLDGPVLFPLLEDLPPLAKPFSASEKAKGQQLAEKWGVENIEPLAPISVIGTAANLNEAIEDGLQRAATLLDMSVAEIRNRATINGAIEIGRAPGVIQVTFLAPLSRLDAIGLGGYAREQYDL, encoded by the coding sequence ATGCAACATACCATAGATAAGTCATCAACCGTTCAGCAACACGTTGTTGTGCAAGAATTTACTAACAGTGTGCTAGACCCCAATGCCCCCATGTTGGGACCAGTTAAAAATGGGGGGACCATCACAGCCAACACTGCACCTGGCTGTTGGGGACCGATGATTACCCCACGTCTTCGCGGCGGACATGAGGTGACTACTCCCGTGTTTATTGAGGGCGCAGAAGTAGGTGATGGTGTTGCCATCCGTATTCGCGATATTGCCGTTACCTCTATCGCGACCGCGTCTGGACATGATAGCTCGCCCGAAGGATTTTGCCTTGGCGACCCCTATGTTGCCGCTCGCTGCCCTGTTTGTGACACACTGTGGCCCGAGACCCATATCGATGGCATCGGGCAAGATGCCGTAAAGTGTGATGCCTGCAATAACCCTGTAAAACCCTTCGAAATAGTCCATGGCTACACCGTCACCTTTGACGATGACCGAACAATCGGGCTTACCGTACCTAGCAATGTGGCAACTACCATCGCCCAACGCGCTGACCATTACTCAGCTTTACCCCCAGGCAGCCGACAGCACTCTATTCTTAACTATGCACCATCAGATATGCCTGGAACGCTAATTCGCACGCGGCCATTTATGGGGCAGCTTGGTACTTGCCCGTCAATGCCAATGCCAGACAGCCACAACGCTGGTGATTTTGGTGCTTTCTTGATCGGGGCGCCACATGAGTATGCTATTACGCCCGAGCAATTAGCTACGCACAAAACCGACGGACACATGGATATTGATGCTGTTCGTGCCGGCGCCATCCTTATTGCCCCTGTTAAGGTGCCAGGCGCAGGGGTTTATATGGGAGATATGCATGCAGGCCAGGGTGATGGCGAAATTGCTGGGCACACTATGGATGTAGCAGGAAGCGTCACGCTTCAGGTAGAAGTCGTGAAAAACTACCCACTGGACGGCCCCGTTTTATTCCCGCTGCTGGAAGATCTGCCACCATTAGCCAAACCGTTTAGTGCATCTGAAAAGGCCAAAGGCCAGCAATTGGCAGAAAAATGGGGAGTAGAAAACATTGAGCCGCTAGCGCCAATCTCGGTGATTGGAACCGCTGCTAACCTCAATGAGGCAATTGAAGACGGCCTTCAGCGAGCGGCTACCCTACTTGATATGAGTGTCGCTGAAATCCGTAATCGAGCCACCATTAACGGTGCTATAGAAATTGGCCGTGCACCGGGCGTGATACAAGTGACTTTCCTTGCCCCCCTATCTCGCCTAGATGCTATTGGCCTTGGGGGCTATGCCCGGGAACAGTACGACCTTTAG
- a CDS encoding DUF6436 domain-containing protein, translating into MPRKLVGFSLVLGWGTFIVIAFWLFTYKNLRLFADEQDVLAQFPADVAQSMTSIGPLPTQSIGRLIHFWNPACRCSRFSQSHVEEIITSYEKQGIDFVVAVPNQSLVDRALTTFPGVSDVIVINNLEGLSSPSAVIFDSQNTLVYFGPYSDGAFCSSDGSTPVEQVLDSAITQQSVTPWLNLSTFGCYCDWPN; encoded by the coding sequence ATGCCCCGGAAGTTGGTTGGATTCAGCCTAGTGCTAGGCTGGGGTACGTTTATTGTGATTGCTTTTTGGCTATTTACTTACAAAAATCTTCGCCTGTTTGCTGACGAACAAGACGTATTAGCTCAATTTCCGGCGGATGTTGCTCAATCCATGACGAGCATTGGTCCTTTGCCAACTCAATCTATCGGGCGTCTTATTCATTTTTGGAATCCCGCCTGTCGTTGCAGTCGCTTTAGCCAAAGCCATGTTGAAGAAATCATAACGAGCTACGAAAAACAGGGTATTGATTTTGTCGTGGCAGTGCCAAACCAGAGCTTAGTTGATAGAGCGTTAACTACGTTCCCAGGGGTATCTGATGTAATTGTTATTAATAATCTAGAGGGGCTTAGCAGTCCCTCGGCGGTTATCTTTGATTCACAAAATACGTTGGTCTATTTCGGTCCTTATAGCGATGGTGCCTTCTGTTCAAGTGATGGGAGCACTCCCGTTGAACAGGTGCTAGATAGCGCCATTACCCAGCAAAGCGTGACACCATGGCTTAATTTGTCCACTTTTGGCTGTTATTGCGATTGGCCTAATTAA
- a CDS encoding methyl-accepting chemotaxis protein, which translates to MFKILIAQGVLALALASWYSTWLEALIISVPTVILGGYLTYSQGSDLLTRLYLGAAFMVMTGLHIHQTHGLIEVHFGLFVLLAILLYYRDWRVIAAAAVVALIHHLSFHVLQSMDIGIYVMPEASLKMVLVHGGYLAFEAAVLVALANIMAGEFIRSQGALNESDRLGSELQRQRAALLSEVEQAINNMAGLSSRVSSASESLSSATTQQAASVEQTTASLDELSATVAQNAENAVETESVANQAARDASDGSAAVLQTIQAMRDIASKVKIIDDIAFQTNLLALNASVEAARAGEHGRGFAVVASEVRKLAEGSRLAAQDIGATSTQSVITAEQAGERIKGLVPAIERTAQLVRDIASSSQEQSLGIEQINKATYELYQGAQDISKLAEQLTSTSLEMEETATSLQREASV; encoded by the coding sequence ATGTTTAAAATCCTCATTGCCCAGGGAGTGCTAGCACTGGCACTTGCTAGTTGGTATTCCACCTGGCTGGAGGCGCTCATTATTAGCGTGCCGACAGTAATACTAGGTGGTTACTTAACCTATTCACAAGGAAGTGACTTACTAACGCGTCTTTACTTGGGCGCGGCATTTATGGTGATGACTGGGCTGCATATCCACCAAACCCATGGGCTTATTGAAGTACACTTTGGATTGTTTGTGCTGTTAGCGATCCTTCTTTATTACCGCGACTGGCGTGTCATTGCTGCAGCTGCTGTTGTGGCGCTTATCCATCACCTTTCTTTTCATGTCTTACAAAGCATGGATATAGGCATTTATGTCATGCCTGAAGCGAGTCTGAAGATGGTCCTTGTTCATGGTGGTTATTTAGCATTTGAAGCGGCTGTGCTCGTGGCACTTGCTAACATTATGGCGGGTGAATTTATCCGTTCGCAAGGTGCACTTAATGAAAGCGATCGGCTGGGAAGTGAGTTGCAACGCCAGCGTGCGGCATTATTAAGTGAAGTTGAGCAAGCCATTAATAATATGGCAGGCCTCTCAAGCCGAGTCTCGTCGGCCTCTGAAAGCCTATCATCAGCGACCACACAGCAGGCGGCTAGCGTTGAACAGACAACGGCATCACTGGATGAATTAAGTGCCACTGTTGCGCAAAATGCTGAAAACGCCGTAGAAACAGAAAGTGTTGCCAATCAAGCCGCTAGGGATGCAAGTGACGGAAGCGCTGCCGTTTTACAAACTATTCAAGCCATGCGTGATATTGCCAGTAAAGTCAAAATCATTGATGACATTGCGTTTCAGACGAACTTACTGGCTCTTAATGCCTCGGTGGAGGCGGCAAGGGCAGGGGAGCACGGCCGTGGTTTTGCTGTCGTAGCCTCTGAAGTGCGTAAGCTGGCAGAAGGAAGTCGGCTGGCTGCTCAGGACATTGGTGCAACTTCTACCCAGTCGGTAATTACGGCAGAACAAGCAGGCGAGCGTATTAAGGGATTAGTACCTGCCATCGAACGGACTGCTCAATTAGTGCGCGATATTGCCAGCAGCAGCCAGGAACAGTCGTTAGGTATCGAGCAGATCAATAAGGCGACTTACGAGCTGTACCAAGGCGCGCAAGATATTTCAAAACTTGCAGAACAGTTGACGAGCACGTCGCTTGAAATGGAAGAAACGGCGACCTCTTTGCAACGCGAAGCGTCTGTTTAA